A stretch of DNA from Petrotoga miotherma DSM 10691:
TGTATCTATTTTCGCTAAGTTTTATGGTTATAGGTTCTCTTTGCCAATTTGGTTTTCTTTTAAATCTAAATTTTGCCTCGGTAGCCATTTCATAGATTACATCTGAAGTAGTTTGTTCGTATTTGAAATGAGTATTCGTTGGTTTATCTTTTTCTTTTAAGAAAGAAGCAAGCTCTCTTGTTGCTCTAAAACCATGTTTATTATAAAATCTTATAGACCTTTCATCACTTTGGGCAACTTCTAAAATTATTTTCTTTATCTCTTTCCATTTTAATGTTTCAATTGTACGAAAGATGATTTCAGAAGCCAATCCTTTTCCTCTAAATTCTTCTTTTACTCCAATTGAGTCAATTCTTCCAACATCTTTTCTTATTGATATAATACTGAATCCCACAGGTATACCATCATAAAAAGCTATAAAAGAATCTTCCATGGAGATAGAGTTTTCTTTCACATCTTTATCAAAACTTTCTAAATTCCAATTCACTGGGAAAACATAGTCTTTAAACACTTCATTCACAAGCTCGATAACAACACTTGCCGAAACATTTTTCAATGATTCGTAAGTAATCATCGTACCCCCCACCTTTCTCTTCACAGATCAAACCATATGATCCCAATTTTCTGAAACCTCAGAATTAAAATCTTTACTATCTATAATTTTAACATAAAAACTGAAAAATATGAAAAAACCACCCTTTAGGGTGGCTTATTCGATAATTTCTTTCATAATATTGGCAAGTTCCACGAAATCTTCTGTTAATGAAGCACCTCCAACCAAACCGCCGTCTATATCTGGTTTACCAAAGAGGCCTAAATAATTGTTTGGTTTTATGCTTCCACCATAAAGTATTGTGGTTTTTTTAGCAAATTCTTCATTGAAGATATCTTTCAAAAGGTCTCTAATAAACTTATGAACTTCTTGGGCTTGGTTGGGTGTGGCTACTTTTCCTGTTCCAATTGCCCATACGGGTTCGTAGGCGATTATGATTGTTTTTGCTTCTTCTTCAGTTAAACCATAAAGAGCTTCTTTAATCTGTCTTTCTACAACGTTGAATGTTAAACCCTTTTCACGTTCTTCTAACTGTTCACCAACACACAGTATGGGTGTTAACCCTGAAGATATTACCTTTTTAAGTTTTTTGTTTATGAGTTCATCGCTTTCTTGAAAGATGTGCCTTCTTTCAGAATGACCAAGAATTACATATTCTACTCCTATATCCCTTAACATATTAACGGAGATCTCGCCTGTGTAAGCACCTTTATCTTCGTAATAAGCATTTTGGGCACCTACTTTTATGTTTGAACTACTTGTGATATCTCTAACCTTTTCAAGAGCTGTGAAAGGGGGACAAACAATAACTTCAAACTTATCTTCGGTTTTTATCTGTCCTACAAGTTTTGAGACAAATTCAGCTGCCTCTGTATTAGTTTTGTTCATCTTCCAATTTCCGGCGAGAATAAATTTTCTTTCATTCAGCTTTTTTTTTTCGTTTATTGAAGAGATACCTGGCAATTCTTTACCTTCTAAAAATTCTAAAGAGGCACCTCCACCAGTTGAAACGTGTGAAAATTCGCTAGCCAATCCAAATTTTTCAGCGGCAGCTGCAGAATCTCCTCCACCTATAATACTTATACAACCTTTTTTGGTTACTTCTGCGATTGCCTTTGCTACTTCTTCGGTACCAAAAGCAAAATCATCCATTTCAAAAACTCCCATAGGACCGTTCCAAACAATTGTTTTAGCATCGGAAATTTTCTCTTTAAATAAAGAAACGCTTTCAGGTCCTATATCTAAGCCCATCCAACCTTCGGGAATTCCATCATCTATTTTTACAGTTTTCTTCTCAACACCTGCTTCTATTTTTTGGGCGATAACGGTATCAACAGGTAAAACAATCTCAACGCCTTTTGCTTTCGCATTTTCTAATATGTCTTTTGCAACATTGAGTTTATCTTCTTCCACCAACGAAGAACCAACGTTTTTACCTAAGGCTTTTAAGAAAGTAAACATCATAGCACCGCCGATTAATATCTTATCAGCTTTATTTAATAAATTATTTATAACCCCTATTTTGTCGGATACTTTAGCACCACCCAGAATTACTACATATGGTTTTTCTGGGTTTTCAACGGCCTTTTGCAAAAATTCGATCTCTTTTTCCATCAAAAATCCTGCGACACTTGGTATATAGTTTGCTATACCAACATTGGAAGCGTGTGCTCTGTGAGCCGTTCCAAATGCATCATTAACATGAAGATCCGCTAAAGACGCCCAATATTTTGCCAGTTCAGGATCGTTTTTTGTTTCACCTTTTTCAAATCTTGTATTTTCAATTAGTAACACTTCACCATCTTTTAATTCTGAGACGGCTTTTTCAACTTTTGGTCCCCTGGTTTCATCTACAAAATAAACTTTATTATTTAATAACTCATCTAATCTATCGGCTACTGGTTTTAAAGAAAATTGAGGATTTTTTTCACCTTTGGGACGTCCTAAATGAGATAGTAATATTACTTTTGCTCCTTTGTCCAGAGTATATTGAATTGTGTCCAAAGCGGCTTTAATTCGAGTTTCATCGGTTATCTTTCCATCTTTTATAGGAACGTTGAAATCAACTCTCATTATGACTTTTTTGCCTTTCAAATCAACGTCTTTTATAGTTAATTTTTCCATATTGACACCCCCTATATTCACATTTATTTTAAAGAAAAAGGGGATTAAATCCCCTCTTTTTGATTGGAAACTACAGCATCTTAGCTAATTTTTCAGCCAATTTCACAACGGTTGTTGAGTATCCATTTTCGTTGTCGTACCATGCACAGACTTTAACAAAAGTGCCATCGATTACATTTGTTAATGTAGCATCGAATATTCCTGCAACAGTTGAACCAACAATATCAGAAGAAACAATTGGTTCTTCATTGTATCCAAAGAGACCATTCAATTCATTTTCAACGGCGTCTTTCATCATTTTGTTTACTTCTTCAACGGTTGTTGATTTTTCTACTTCTACAGTTAAATCGCTAATAGATCCATCCGGGGTTGGAACTCTCAAAGCCATTCCATCTAATTTACCTTTTAGTTCTGGAATTACTAATCCAACGGCTTTCGCAGCCCCAGTTGTTGTTGGGATGATATTAACAGATGCTGCCCTTGCTCTTCTTAAATCACTATGAGGTAAATCTAGAACTCTTTGATCGTTTGTGAATGAATGAACGGTTGTTAACAGACCTCTTTTAATTTTTAATTTGTCGTTTAGCACCTTTATAACCGGTGCAATTGAGTTGGTTGTACAAGATGCATTTGAAATAACTTCCATCTGCGGAGTGATGACATTGTCATTTACTCCCATAACTACTGTTGCATCTACTTCACCTTTTGCTGGAGCAGTTATTATAACTTTTTTAGCACCTGCTTTTAGATGTGCTGAAGCCTTTTCTTTGTTTCTAAATACACCTGTAGATTCAATAACTATTGAAACACCTAGATTAGCCCATGGAAGGTTAGCGGGATCTTTTTCTGCGAAAACTTTGATCTCTTTCCCATTAACCTTTAAACCATTATCAACTACCTCTACCGTTCCATTGAATTTTCCGTGAACGGAGTCATACTTTAAAAGTGTCCCTAAGGTTTTTGAATCTGTGAGATCGTTTATTGCCACTACCTCAAAGTTTGGGTTTTCAACTAACTGCCTAAAAACTAGTCTACCTATTCTTCCAAAACCGTTTATCCCTATTTTAACTGCCACTTATACGACACCTCCTGATAAATTTTTTATCCTGTCTTCTTTAGAAATTCTAAAATTTGTTTTCGCGCCCCTTTGCCCCGCTGCCCGCCCTAATTTTATTTCTGAAGTATTTAGTATATTTGTTATTTTTTTCTCTTACTTTTATTGTACATATAAAATTATACTTTTTTGAAAAGAAAAAGTTAATTTTTTCAAGCCCCAAAGTTAGGAAGGGTTCCTAAAAACTTTTGTGAAATCTCGTTGGTCTTTTCTTCTTTAAGTTTATTAGCTTTTTCTATAGCTTCGTTTGAAGCGGCTATGATAAGATCTTTTAGAGTGTCTATATCTTCATCTTCAACTTCTTCAGATATAACTATATCTTTTATTCTCATATCGCATGTGGCCACAACTTTTACTACACCACCGCCTGCGGTGGCTTCTACTTCAACGTTGGATAACTCTTCATCCAGTCTATCTAATTCTTCCTGCATTTCAGCTTGGGCCCTTTGGGCTTCTTGAAGCATTTTGTTCATATTGTTTTTGCTACCAGATTTTTTTGAAAGGGATCTTCCACCTAAACTTTTCATTTTTTTGGCCATAAATATTCCTCCTAACGGTTAGCTGATAATTGCAACACTGTTCTTTCCATAATATTCTAACACATTATTTATAAAATCGGGATTGTGTTTTTTTGATAAGATAAAAAGAATTCTTCGTTGTACATTTGGTACTTCAACCCAACCGTCTGTGAATATGATGATGCCTTCTGGTCTTAAATTTTCCTCGACGTAATCGACTGCGGGTTGCATGTCAGTTGAACCTTTACCTTTCAAAACTAGTTCTTTCCAGCTTCCTTTGTGATAGGTCATGATATTTTGGATATGACTGTCTGCTTGAATTAGAGTGACTTTTCCACCGAGAGTTTTTGAAATATTTTCTATTTCACCGAAAAATGTGTTGTATTCTTCTTCTATAATGGAACCACTAGTATCGATTATTATTGCAATGTTTGGTCCCATTTTTGATCTCCAACCAGGTTGATCCTCATATCTTCTATTTGGTCTCATTAGGGTCCTGTATTTTTCAACGACTATAGAACTGCCAAAAAATCTTCTTAACATCGTTTCCCAGTTAAAGAAAGGTTTTGTTACCATAAGAGAAACCGCTAATTCAATGCCATCGGGAAGATTGTTTTTGCTTTTGTCGTAGGCTTTTGTAACGAATTCACTTACGATATCAAAAGCCATTTCTTCTGGAATATCTGATGAAAAGTCGTGTGAGTCGAGATTGTTCTCTCTTTTTTCGAGTATTTCTTCTATATCGAGCATCTTGTTTTTTTCTAATAAATCCATTGCGTATCTGTAGTATTCTTCTGCCGTTTTATTTAAAAGGTTCATAGGAGCGGTAACAAAAAAGAATTCGTTGTCTGGGGCATGTCCTTCGGCTACCATTACATCTAAAGGTTCTGCAAATACATCTAATTCTCTGATATATTGGTTTACCGCTGCATCCATTGCTAAATCCCAAATACCTCTTTCCCTTTTATTTTTGGGTTTTATGAATATGTGTCCAAATATTATATGGTAAATCTCATGTTTTAATATTCCTTTGGTTAAAATTAAACCCATATTTTTTAAACGGTTTGGATTGTACAACAATCTAAATTTCCCTTGAGGTGTTATTGAAACCTTTATAGTTCTTACAGAAGTGGTTGGCATGGAATCAAAATTCATCCTCAAGTAAGAAAAAAATAAGCTTTCTTTCTCCAGTTCAATCCAAGCGTTTTGAAGTATATCATTCATTTCAAATTCCTTCCATCCAAGTGGAATCTCCTAGTTTAATTGCAATTTCTTCCAAAAGTTTATCATAAAAAGCCTTTTTTAATCCTTTATTTTTTTCTACCATTTCGTTTAAAAATCTTAATACAGAGAACATAGCATCCTTAGGTACGAACTCACTTATCTTTTTTATATTTTCTGCGATAGTTTTTTCAGTTCCATAAGATAATAATTGTTCTATCTCTTCCTCTTTTAATGATTCAAAATAATTATTTATTCTTAAAATAAGACTTACCTTTTCTTCGTTGGTCAATTTCTTAATTCTTTCAAGATTTTTGCCTTCTATTAGTAAATCTTTTGGGTTAGGTAATTCAACTTTATTTTCCAAATGAGACAAAAATGCTCTTGCTGCTTCCGATCCAACTATTGAGGCAGCAATGACGTACCCATATTTTTTCATATCATTTTCAGATAAATTAGACAAAACGTTGGATAATTTATACCAGCTTCTTGGACTGGGCCTTAAATTGAGTCTCATTGATACTATATTATCAGAAGAGAGGTATTCAGGGTATTCTTTGATAAAAGAAATGACCTCACCTTTTACTTGCTCTTGATTAGACCAGTTTACCCAATCGTCAAGATCAGGGGACAATTCTAAATGAAAGAATCTAGACATGAAAGCAGGATCGGTTATCAAATCTACTTGGTCGTACTCTTCATCTGGAGGATTGGCGGCTCCCATGATCCATGCCCCAGCAGGTAATATATGATTATGTATTCTTCTATCTATCAATAATTGCATGATAGCATTTCTTATTGATCTGTGTGCCCTGTTTATTTCATCGATCATTATTATTACTTCATCTTTATTCGGCCACCAGTCAGGTTTTAAAAATACTGTTTTTTCTGCGTCTCTAGAAGGAAGCCCAATTAGATCTCCAGGTTCCATTTGAGATATGATCAATATGATCAATTCTCTTCCCGTCTCTTCTGCTATCTCCTTAGCTATATCCGTTTTACCTACACCAAAATGACCCCATAAGAGAGGTATTTCTCCAGAAGCCATTATTTTTTTTGATAGGTATTTTACCGTTGATGGTTTCAATTGATGTATTCTCCTTTCGTTGATGCTTTATTCTTTTTAGAAATTCTAAAGTTTGTTATATATAGCGCCCCTTCACCACGCTCCCCACCCCTTTTTAGAATCAAGGTTTTTCTTTTTGAGGTATTGCGTATGATGAATCAGTTTTTATAATTAAGGGATAAACTTGATTATTTGAATCTTTTACTTGCCCCGTACCTAAAATTTCCCCTGCAGGTAATATTTCAAAAGAATAGATTAATTCTTGATCGTTAGTACCGTAAATTTTCTGTTCAATTAATACCCCGTTGGGATTTATAATTCTTAAAAACAGATCATAATCCGGCCAATTATCAATACAAACTCCCAACAAGTAAATTTGTTCGTTATAAACTTTTACTTTTTCAACCCGAGAAAGTGATTTTATCGATAGTGTTTCAAAGTATTCAACTTCGAGGTTATCTTTTTGCTCAAGTTCTTTCGATATCTTCATTATAAAGCCTTTCCACTCTTGTTCATTGAGGGTAGTAATGTATCCCCCTATATATATGTTCCCTTCGTTATCTTGAGCTATACTATTTGGATTTTCGTGGAAGGTAGTATACCCATACTCATCTGAAAAAAGCAATATACCTTCTCTACTATATTCTAATATTAATAAGTCGTTTTGTTTTTCTGGATTAGAATTAGACGTACCTGCTGTTATGATTCTATTATTATCAATTACTAAATCAACTATTTGTTCTACTTTATCTCTTCCATACATGTTTTCCCAAATTTTCTTTCCCGTAAGGTTTATTTCAGAGATGTACGCTTGACTGTTACCATTTGTTATTACCCATCCCCCAACAACGTAACTCCCTGAGGTGTTTTTTATTGTATTTAAGGTTCCCTGATAATTTATAACAAGAGACCAGTTCATTTCTCCCACCTTTGAGATATTTAGAATATAAGGTTTCCCATTTTTTTGCCCAACTAGAGTGAAAGTATTGTTGAAAAAGACAAAATCATTTATTCTTACTTGACCGCTTTCTACGAATATTTCTTTTCTTATACTGCCTTCTTCGTCTATGAAATATAAATAGTACTGGTTCCCTTCAATAGCCAATGAAACATATTCATTGTTGCTTGTTTGAATTATTTTTGTTAGATATGTCCCATTTTCATCGATCTTTTTGAAAAAAGATTGACTGTTGGTTGATCTGACTTCTTGCGTATCTGAAAGATACTGTATTAGAGGCTCCTTTTGACTATCATAAGTGCTACTTAAAAAATCTACAGTATCGTTGGTTTTCGAATTAGAAAGGTATATCCCAGAAACGAAAAAAAAGATAGAAAGAGTAATTATTGCAAAAAACAATATTTTCCTTAACATAGACTTTCACCGCTTTCTTCTAAGGGGATCATTTTTTGTATTTAATATTGTAAGAATTGGGATTTTGCCAGTTAAAAGATACTTCTAATTTTACGTTTAACTTTTTCTCCAGTTCTTCAGTCAAAGATGGAGTTAAATATCCCGAAAGATTATGAAATGCATTTATTTCTATTACTTTTATTTTTTCTTTTTTAATTTCTTTTGCCGAGGATAATAATTCTTTTATCAATCTTCCATGCACCAGAGAAGGGGCTATGATTTTACCCGTTCCATGACACAATGGACATTGTGAATACACATTGGTATCCAAAGGTTGTGTGGTTCTTTTTCTAATAATTTCTAAAAGTCCCATGTTTGTGAATCCTAGAATGGTAACTTTTGATTTATCTTTTTTAGTTTCTTCTTTAAGAATATTGATAATCGTTTTTTTATGCGAAGAGTCTTTCATATCTATAAAATCTACGACGATCATTCCTCCAATATTTCTTAATTTCAATTGCCTGGCTATTTCTTTGGCTGCTTCCATGTTTGTAATAAAAGAAGTTTCCTCAATATTTTTCCCTTCCAAATTCCCAGCAGAATCTACATCTATGGCGGTTAAAGCTTCAGCTCTATCTAAAGTAATGGTGCCACCACCTGATAGTTCTATTTTCTTTGTAAAGATCTCTTCCATTTGATGGTATATATTATGGATCCGAAAAACATCTCCTCTAACATACTCAACTTTGGGTTTTAGTTCAAAGTTTTTCAAACTTTTTTTTAGTTTTCTGAAAATTTGTCGATCGTCTGAAATTATTTTTTTTGTGTTAGAATCCAATCGCTCTCTTAATATGTACTCAAGAAAATCGCTTTCTTCATATAAAACTCCAGGATTTTTTTGAGATCGAAATCTTTGTAAAATATTATTGTATATTTTTCTCATTTCTTTTAATTCTATTTCTACTTCTTTTTCATCGATTCCTTCAGAATTGGTTCTAAATATAATAGATTCGTTATCTATTAGAATCTTTTTTGCAATTTGTCTCAATCTTGTTCTTTCTTTTTCTTGGAGAATTTTTCGGGATATGCCAATACTTTCATCAGAATTTGGAATGTATACTAAATATTTACCAGGCAAACTTAATTGCATAGAAAGTTGAGGACCTTTTCTTGTTCCTCCATCTTTTCTTACTTGAACTAGAATTTTGTCTCCTGCGTTATAATGTTTAGGATCATCAAGAACGTCTCTATATCGAAGAAAACCATTCTTTCCTAATCCAATGTTTACAAAAAAAGCCTCCAAACTCGGGACTTTATTTTCAATTATACCTAAGAAGATTTTTCCTGTGTTTCTATCAGTCTCAAAATCCTCGAAAAAAATTTCACTTAATTTGTCTTCTTCCAGTATGGCTATTCTGATTTCTTCTAGAGCCTTACTTACTAACATTGTCTTTTCTTCGTCCATTGCTTTATTTCCTTCCTCCAACTTTGTTCTAAATTATCTTTTTGTTAAATTTATTCATCGCTTCGTTTATTTTGCCTTCTAAAATCAAGTCTATCGCGGTAATAACATAATCAAGTATTTTGTCCAATATGGTCCATTCTTCTTTGGTAAAAGGGCTTAAAACATAGTTCGCTAAATTTCCGGATCCATGTTCGTATCCGTTGTTGATACCTATTCGTATCCTGGGAAAATCGGTACTTTTTAAAATACCTATTATTGATTTTAATCCATTATGTCCCCCATCGGAGCCGCTTTTTCTTATACGTATGTCCCCCAAGTTCAACCATATATCGTCGTAAATTATTAATAAACTTCTCTCTATTTTACCAAATTTTCTAAAAACATATGGTAACACTTCTCCACTTGCATTCATATAAGTTAACGGCTTAATGAAAATATCGTTTTCTATGGCAAATCCTTCAAAGTTCTTACCGGATATTTTTTTAATGTTTGATATATTTTTTTTGTTTTCTTCATATTTATCTAAAGCTAAAAAACCCACGTTATGCTTTGTAAAAACATAACGCGGGCCAGGATTTCCTAAACCTATTACCAAATTTCTCACTTTTTATTCTTCCTTCATGTCTTGGGGAGTTTTTTCTTCAATTACTTCAGGTTCGCTTATTTCTTCTTCTTCAGTTTCCTCAGTTTCTTCGGCGACTTCTTCTGCTGCTTTCGGTTCTATTACACTAATGACGATTTCTTCATCTTCTAGAAGCGCTTCAGCACTTTCTGGAAGAAGATTTTTAATATCTGAAACGAATAAAGACTCACCCATTTTTAGCTCAGAGATATCCACCTTTATTGAATCAACGATAT
This window harbors:
- a CDS encoding GNAT family N-acetyltransferase translates to MITYESLKNVSASVVIELVNEVFKDYVFPVNWNLESFDKDVKENSISMEDSFIAFYDGIPVGFSIISIRKDVGRIDSIGVKEEFRGKGLASEIIFRTIETLKWKEIKKIILEVAQSDERSIRFYNKHGFRATRELASFLKEKDKPTNTHFKYEQTTSDVIYEMATEAKFRFKRKPNWQREPITIKLSENRYNYEIIYDNNKKCGYVVWGFNKDNCYIVDASPIEEGYAFEAIIEDITSKLLKIKNRIVLVSVPEDDPLHKALIDNNYSIFIKQIEMERIIH
- the tpiA gene encoding triose-phosphate isomerase, yielding MEKLTIKDVDLKGKKVIMRVDFNVPIKDGKITDETRIKAALDTIQYTLDKGAKVILLSHLGRPKGEKNPQFSLKPVADRLDELLNNKVYFVDETRGPKVEKAVSELKDGEVLLIENTRFEKGETKNDPELAKYWASLADLHVNDAFGTAHRAHASNVGIANYIPSVAGFLMEKEIEFLQKAVENPEKPYVVILGGAKVSDKIGVINNLLNKADKILIGGAMMFTFLKALGKNVGSSLVEEDKLNVAKDILENAKAKGVEIVLPVDTVIAQKIEAGVEKKTVKIDDGIPEGWMGLDIGPESVSLFKEKISDAKTIVWNGPMGVFEMDDFAFGTEEVAKAIAEVTKKGCISIIGGGDSAAAAEKFGLASEFSHVSTGGGASLEFLEGKELPGISSINEKKKLNERKFILAGNWKMNKTNTEAAEFVSKLVGQIKTEDKFEVIVCPPFTALEKVRDITSSSNIKVGAQNAYYEDKGAYTGEISVNMLRDIGVEYVILGHSERRHIFQESDELINKKLKKVISSGLTPILCVGEQLEEREKGLTFNVVERQIKEALYGLTEEEAKTIIIAYEPVWAIGTGKVATPNQAQEVHKFIRDLLKDIFNEEFAKKTTILYGGSIKPNNYLGLFGKPDIDGGLVGGASLTEDFVELANIMKEIIE
- the gap gene encoding type I glyceraldehyde-3-phosphate dehydrogenase — encoded protein: MAVKIGINGFGRIGRLVFRQLVENPNFEVVAINDLTDSKTLGTLLKYDSVHGKFNGTVEVVDNGLKVNGKEIKVFAEKDPANLPWANLGVSIVIESTGVFRNKEKASAHLKAGAKKVIITAPAKGEVDATVVMGVNDNVITPQMEVISNASCTTNSIAPVIKVLNDKLKIKRGLLTTVHSFTNDQRVLDLPHSDLRRARAASVNIIPTTTGAAKAVGLVIPELKGKLDGMALRVPTPDGSISDLTVEVEKSTTVEEVNKMMKDAVENELNGLFGYNEEPIVSSDIVGSTVAGIFDATLTNVIDGTFVKVCAWYDNENGYSTTVVKLAEKLAKML
- a CDS encoding YbaB/EbfC family nucleoid-associated protein, which translates into the protein MAKKMKSLGGRSLSKKSGSKNNMNKMLQEAQRAQAEMQEELDRLDEELSNVEVEATAGGGVVKVVATCDMRIKDIVISEEVEDEDIDTLKDLIIAASNEAIEKANKLKEEKTNEISQKFLGTLPNFGA
- a CDS encoding vWA domain-containing protein; its protein translation is MNDILQNAWIELEKESLFFSYLRMNFDSMPTTSVRTIKVSITPQGKFRLLYNPNRLKNMGLILTKGILKHEIYHIIFGHIFIKPKNKRERGIWDLAMDAAVNQYIRELDVFAEPLDVMVAEGHAPDNEFFFVTAPMNLLNKTAEEYYRYAMDLLEKNKMLDIEEILEKRENNLDSHDFSSDIPEEMAFDIVSEFVTKAYDKSKNNLPDGIELAVSLMVTKPFFNWETMLRRFFGSSIVVEKYRTLMRPNRRYEDQPGWRSKMGPNIAIIIDTSGSIIEEEYNTFFGEIENISKTLGGKVTLIQADSHIQNIMTYHKGSWKELVLKGKGSTDMQPAVDYVEENLRPEGIIIFTDGWVEVPNVQRRILFILSKKHNPDFINNVLEYYGKNSVAIIS
- a CDS encoding AAA family ATPase, with translation MKPSTVKYLSKKIMASGEIPLLWGHFGVGKTDIAKEIAEETGRELIILIISQMEPGDLIGLPSRDAEKTVFLKPDWWPNKDEVIIMIDEINRAHRSIRNAIMQLLIDRRIHNHILPAGAWIMGAANPPDEEYDQVDLITDPAFMSRFFHLELSPDLDDWVNWSNQEQVKGEVISFIKEYPEYLSSDNIVSMRLNLRPSPRSWYKLSNVLSNLSENDMKKYGYVIAASIVGSEAARAFLSHLENKVELPNPKDLLIEGKNLERIKKLTNEEKVSLILRINNYFESLKEEEIEQLLSYGTEKTIAENIKKISEFVPKDAMFSVLRFLNEMVEKNKGLKKAFYDKLLEEIAIKLGDSTWMEGI
- a CDS encoding SBBP repeat-containing protein; the protein is MLRKILFFAIITLSIFFFVSGIYLSNSKTNDTVDFLSSTYDSQKEPLIQYLSDTQEVRSTNSQSFFKKIDENGTYLTKIIQTSNNEYVSLAIEGNQYYLYFIDEEGSIRKEIFVESGQVRINDFVFFNNTFTLVGQKNGKPYILNISKVGEMNWSLVINYQGTLNTIKNTSGSYVVGGWVITNGNSQAYISEINLTGKKIWENMYGRDKVEQIVDLVIDNNRIITAGTSNSNPEKQNDLLILEYSREGILLFSDEYGYTTFHENPNSIAQDNEGNIYIGGYITTLNEQEWKGFIMKISKELEQKDNLEVEYFETLSIKSLSRVEKVKVYNEQIYLLGVCIDNWPDYDLFLRIINPNGVLIEQKIYGTNDQELIYSFEILPAGEILGTGQVKDSNNQVYPLIIKTDSSYAIPQKEKP
- a CDS encoding Rne/Rng family ribonuclease, producing MDEEKTMLVSKALEEIRIAILEEDKLSEIFFEDFETDRNTGKIFLGIIENKVPSLEAFFVNIGLGKNGFLRYRDVLDDPKHYNAGDKILVQVRKDGGTRKGPQLSMQLSLPGKYLVYIPNSDESIGISRKILQEKERTRLRQIAKKILIDNESIIFRTNSEGIDEKEVEIELKEMRKIYNNILQRFRSQKNPGVLYEESDFLEYILRERLDSNTKKIISDDRQIFRKLKKSLKNFELKPKVEYVRGDVFRIHNIYHQMEEIFTKKIELSGGGTITLDRAEALTAIDVDSAGNLEGKNIEETSFITNMEAAKEIARQLKLRNIGGMIVVDFIDMKDSSHKKTIINILKEETKKDKSKVTILGFTNMGLLEIIRKRTTQPLDTNVYSQCPLCHGTGKIIAPSLVHGRLIKELLSSAKEIKKEKIKVIEINAFHNLSGYLTPSLTEELEKKLNVKLEVSFNWQNPNSYNIKYKK
- the pth gene encoding aminoacyl-tRNA hydrolase; its protein translation is MRNLVIGLGNPGPRYVFTKHNVGFLALDKYEENKKNISNIKKISGKNFEGFAIENDIFIKPLTYMNASGEVLPYVFRKFGKIERSLLIIYDDIWLNLGDIRIRKSGSDGGHNGLKSIIGILKSTDFPRIRIGINNGYEHGSGNLANYVLSPFTKEEWTILDKILDYVITAIDLILEGKINEAMNKFNKKII